From one Prochlorococcus marinus str. MIT 0912 genomic stretch:
- a CDS encoding TlpA family protein disulfide reductase: MSYSLVKFSSEDCGTCHRMSFFDSKVANELGIEFINVKLQDTVVYRKYRPILLKQYPTKEGMGWPTYLLVDDPDGEFKIIGELKGGIAKGDFRERLTKLIPN; this comes from the coding sequence ATGTCTTATTCTCTAGTTAAATTTAGTTCTGAGGATTGTGGCACCTGTCACAGAATGAGCTTCTTTGATTCAAAAGTTGCGAACGAATTAGGGATTGAATTTATTAATGTAAAACTACAAGATACTGTTGTATATAGAAAATATAGGCCAATATTGCTAAAACAATATCCAACAAAAGAAGGTATGGGTTGGCCTACTTATCTATTAGTTGATGATCCTGATGGAGAATTTAAAATTATTGGTGAGTTAAAAGGAGGAATTGCGAAGGGTGATTTTAGAGAAAGACTTACAAAACTAATACCTAATTGA
- a CDS encoding SAM-dependent methyltransferase, producing the protein MKLSSNDREKIDINDDYIFYKNPRYVNHLSNSFRKRLTGLYSEYLLNHYVILDLMSSWISHLPDDMRYKKVIGHGMNVDELSSNKRLNSYWVQNLNIKQNMPIEDSSIDIGLIVAGWQYLQYPEKVSLELSRIIKSDSFLIISFTNRAFWTKAPNIWTYSSEAKRIEYVCSVLSSNGWRIEKIFNEKTYEEKLFGFYSSESDPFYSVIARNNKSNN; encoded by the coding sequence ATGAAGCTTTCAAGTAATGATAGAGAAAAAATAGATATTAATGATGATTATATTTTTTATAAAAATCCTAGATATGTTAATCACCTAAGCAATTCATTTAGAAAACGACTTACAGGCTTATATTCTGAGTATCTACTAAATCATTACGTAATTCTTGATTTAATGAGTAGTTGGATTAGCCATTTACCTGATGATATGAGATATAAAAAGGTTATTGGTCATGGAATGAACGTAGATGAGTTATCTTCAAATAAAAGGCTTAATAGTTACTGGGTCCAAAATTTAAATATTAAGCAAAATATGCCAATAGAAGATTCTTCTATTGACATAGGATTAATAGTTGCCGGATGGCAATATCTTCAATATCCTGAAAAAGTTTCATTAGAACTATCAAGGATTATCAAATCTGATTCATTCTTGATAATTTCATTCACTAATCGAGCATTTTGGACCAAAGCTCCAAATATCTGGACTTATTCGTCAGAGGCTAAAAGGATTGAATACGTATGTAGTGTTCTCTCTTCTAATGGATGGAGAATTGAAAAAATATTTAATGAAAAAACATATGAAGAAAAGCTTTTTGGTTTTTACTCGTCCGAAAGTGACCCATTCTATTCTGTTATTGCAAGAAACAATAAGTCTAATAACTGA